One genomic region from Bactrocera tryoni isolate S06 chromosome 3, CSIRO_BtryS06_freeze2, whole genome shotgun sequence encodes:
- the LOC120770912 gene encoding small integral membrane protein 14 — MGDEFDGCECVWSHEYAMQRLLAMIRQSQNHCTDTECVDISGRMRETTTTGTGNEESNFTMVTMFMIFAVLMYLIRPESIMKLTNTKRRSQRQDPNGGLPPPPPPPAPPAVN, encoded by the exons ATGGGTGATGAATTTGATGGTTGCGAGTGTGTTTGGTCGCACGAGTACGCAATGCAGCGACTATTGGCGATG ATACGCCAGAGTCAGAATCATTGCACGGATACGGAATGCGTCGATA tATCGGGTCGCATGCGTGAGACCACTACAACTGGCACTGGAAATGAGGAAAGTAACTTCACTATGGTTACAATGTTTATGATCTTTGCGGTGCTTATGTATTTGATACGGCCAGAATCGATTATGAaattaacaaatacaaaacGGCGTTCGCAGAGACAAGATCCTAATGGTGgcttgccaccaccaccgccgccaccGGCACCGCCTGCAGTCAATTAA
- the LOC120772824 gene encoding tRNA-uridine aminocarboxypropyltransferase 1 — protein sequence MTHPVENVSAPRKYPFAKMRLDDTHQLDAIEGRFTCTQCNRSRKFYCYNCYVPVGNVGDFIPHVEIPIDIDIIKHKKEIDGKSTSAHAAVLAKDRVHVYAYPDMPDYSKMDGVILIFPSAKSLTVPQLFNQRVRLKTENNYGLPKGHNIGTMLRWRIDEIKDEPEEGEEYTNKIYTYDNLPVKRAIFIDSTWNQSRGIYKDVRLKGLPTVVLQNRFSQFWRHQRGSPRWYLATIEAVHQFLLEVHVNAWGLNRQYRGLDNLEIGQGFHETARLVDAEATNVARDAPYNGQYDNLLFFFANMYDIIHKYYDHNQLKSYRRPI from the coding sequence ATGACTCACCCAGTGGAGAATGTTTCAGCACCTAGGAAATATCCATTTGCAAAAATGCGTCTAGACGACACACATCAATTGGATGCCATTGAAGGACGCTTTACCTGCACACAATGCAATCGGTCacgtaaattttattgttacaacTGTTATGTACCGGTTGGAAATGTGGGTGATTTCATACCTCACGTTGAGATACCAATCGACATCGATATAATAAAgcataaaaaggaaattgacGGCAAGAGCACATCAGCACACGCTGCAGTTTTGGCTAAAGATCGTGTTCATGTTTATGCATATCCAGATATGCCGGATTATTCAAAAATGGATGGTGTTATACTGATATTTCCAAGTGCTAAAAGCTTAACGGTACCACAGCTCTTCAATCAACGTGTACGATTAAAAACGGAAAACAATTACGGCTTACCGAAAGGTCACAATATTGGCACAATGTTGAGGTGGCGCATAGATGAAATTAAAGATGAACCAGAAGAGGGCGAAgaatacacaaataaaatatatacatatgataacCTACCTGTAAAGCGTGCTATATTCATTGATAGCACGTGGAATCAAAGCCGCGGTATTTATAAGGACGTACGCTTAAAGGGTTTACCCACCGTAGTTCTACAAAATCGTTTTTCGCAATTTTGGCGACATCAACGTGGCAGTCCGCGTTGGTATCTCGCTACAATCGAAGCTGTACATCAGTTCTTGCTGGAAGTACATGTCAATGCTTGGGGCCTCAATAGGCAGTATCGTGGCTTAGATAATCTCGAAATTGGGCAAGGCTTTCACGAGACTGCGCGTTTAGTAGACGCGGAGGCTACAAATGTAGCACGTGATGCGCCCTATAATGGACAATATGATAACTTGCTGTTTTTCTTTGCCAACATGTAcgatataatacataaatattatgacCACAACCAACTGAAATCGTATCGCAGACCGATATAA